The following are from one region of the Rhizobium sullae genome:
- a CDS encoding polyprenyl synthetase family protein codes for MGVVIPLEESKNKLASVKPLVDLTRADMERVNQLILSKAGSNVQMIPEVANHLISSGGKRLRPMLTLASACLFDYRGENHVKLATSVEFMHTATLLHDDVVDESDLRRGKSTARTIWGNQASVLVGDFLLGQAFRMMVDVGSLDALDVLSSAACVIAEGEVLQLSVAKNMETTEDDYLSVIRAKTAALFAAAAEVGPIVADAGKSGRNAMKSYGMNLGLAFQLVDDALDYGGKAADLGKNVGDDFREGKITLPVILAYRRGTQVERAFWRDAIEGGDSTDANLEKALGLITKYGTLSDTIARAVHYGTIARDALAPLPETAWKSALMEVIDFCIERVN; via the coding sequence TTGGGCGTGGTCATACCGCTTGAAGAAAGCAAAAACAAACTGGCATCCGTCAAGCCCCTAGTCGATTTGACCCGGGCGGACATGGAGCGGGTCAACCAGCTTATCCTTTCGAAGGCCGGTTCCAACGTGCAGATGATCCCGGAGGTCGCAAACCACCTGATCTCTTCCGGCGGCAAGCGCCTGCGCCCGATGCTGACGCTCGCCTCGGCCTGTCTCTTCGACTACAGGGGCGAGAACCACGTCAAGCTCGCAACCAGCGTCGAGTTCATGCACACGGCAACGCTGCTGCATGACGACGTCGTTGATGAAAGCGATCTTCGCCGCGGCAAATCGACAGCGCGCACGATCTGGGGCAACCAGGCAAGCGTTCTCGTCGGCGACTTCCTGCTCGGCCAAGCCTTCCGCATGATGGTGGATGTCGGCTCGCTGGATGCGCTCGACGTCCTTTCGTCCGCCGCCTGCGTCATCGCAGAAGGCGAGGTGCTGCAGCTTTCCGTCGCCAAGAACATGGAGACGACGGAGGACGACTATCTTTCCGTCATCCGCGCCAAGACGGCAGCACTGTTTGCCGCTGCTGCCGAAGTCGGCCCGATCGTCGCGGACGCCGGCAAATCCGGCCGCAACGCGATGAAATCCTACGGCATGAACCTCGGCCTTGCCTTCCAGCTCGTCGATGACGCGCTGGACTATGGCGGCAAGGCTGCGGATCTCGGCAAGAATGTCGGCGACGACTTCCGCGAAGGCAAGATCACGCTTCCGGTCATCCTTGCCTATCGCCGTGGAACGCAGGTCGAGCGGGCCTTTTGGCGCGATGCAATCGAGGGCGGCGACAGCACGGATGCCAACCTGGAAAAAGCCCTCGGCCTCATTACTAAATACGGCACGCTGAGCGACACGATTGCCCGGGCGGTCCATTATGGCACGATCGCCCGCGACGCACTGGCGCCGCTTCCCGAAACAGCCTGGAAATCGGCCCTCATGGAAGTGATCGACTTCTGCATCGAGCGGGTC
- a CDS encoding putative signal transducing protein — MHELIRANDPVLLSYAQSLLEDAGIHCFVADQGMSILEGSLGMLPRRLLVEEERADQARRILTDAGLAGELRTSK; from the coding sequence ATGCATGAACTTATCCGCGCCAATGACCCTGTTCTATTGTCCTATGCGCAGAGTCTGCTGGAGGATGCGGGGATTCATTGCTTTGTCGCGGATCAGGGAATGAGCATTCTCGAAGGCTCGCTCGGCATGCTGCCGCGCCGTCTGCTTGTCGAGGAGGAGCGGGCCGATCAGGCCCGCCGCATCCTGACGGATGCCGGCCTCGCCGGTGAACTCCGCACGTCGAAATGA
- a CDS encoding tRNA1(Val) (adenine(37)-N6)-methyltransferase yields MNGASDTIDAFHRGRFHVVQPKGRGHRSGMDAMLLAALVADDRSIKVADLGAGAGAAGLAVLSRLPKAEAVLFERSAEMADYARRSIALPENAHMAGRVSVVEADVTLTAKARNDAGLADEVFHHVIMNPPFNDAGDRRTPDALKAEAHAMTDDLFEGWIRTACAIMIPGGQLSLIARPQSIAEVITACGRRFGGIEITAIHPREGENAVRILVTAIKGSRARLSLRTPLIMHEEGTHKFSPFVDDLNNGRAAYARLSRSRNR; encoded by the coding sequence ATGAACGGCGCTTCCGACACGATCGATGCCTTCCATCGCGGCCGCTTCCACGTCGTCCAGCCGAAGGGCAGGGGGCACCGTTCGGGCATGGATGCCATGCTGCTGGCCGCCCTCGTCGCCGACGACCGCTCGATAAAGGTCGCCGATCTCGGTGCTGGCGCCGGTGCTGCAGGGTTAGCCGTGCTTTCCCGGCTGCCGAAGGCGGAAGCTGTGCTGTTCGAGCGCTCTGCGGAAATGGCCGATTACGCCCGGCGCAGCATTGCCTTACCCGAAAACGCCCATATGGCAGGCCGCGTTTCGGTCGTCGAGGCAGATGTCACCTTGACGGCGAAGGCGCGAAACGATGCGGGCCTTGCCGATGAGGTCTTCCATCACGTCATCATGAACCCGCCTTTCAACGACGCAGGCGACCGGCGGACGCCGGATGCCCTGAAGGCCGAGGCGCACGCGATGACGGATGATCTTTTCGAAGGCTGGATTCGTACCGCCTGCGCGATCATGATCCCTGGAGGGCAATTGTCGCTGATTGCGCGGCCGCAATCGATCGCCGAGGTCATCACCGCCTGCGGCCGGCGATTCGGCGGCATAGAGATTACCGCCATCCACCCGCGCGAGGGCGAGAATGCCGTCCGAATCCTGGTGACGGCGATCAAGGGCTCGCGGGCGCGGCTTTCATTGCGCACACCGCTCATCATGCACGAAGAGGGAACACATAAGTTCTCCCCCTTCGTCGATGATCTGAACAATGGCCGCGCGGCCTATGCGAGGCTTAGCCGGTCACGAAATCGATAA
- a CDS encoding Nramp family divalent metal transporter: MDVLKRTPKGGWRHDREEASLSDVYRTIGTGRPGSKLRRIAAFAGPGYMVAVGYMDPGNWATSLAGGSKFGYTLLTVALLSNLMAIVLQSLCARLAIASGRDLAQACRDAFPKFVSVPLWAFAEIAIIATDIAEVIGTAIGLNLIFGIPLELGVLITALDVFLILYLQKLGFRWIEAFIITLLGVIALCFGVQIFLADPQWGAVIKGFFPTTEIISNPEMLYLALGILGATVMPHNLYLHSGIVQTRAYGHTVPEKREALTYATIDSTFALCFALLINASILILAAAAFNAHGRTDIVELGEAHSLLSPLLGLAIAPTLFGIALLCCGLNSTVTATLAGQIVMEGFLKIKLQPWVRRLITRAIAIVPAAIVTIWYGNQGTAQLLILTQVVLSLQLSFAVFPLVMFTASKAKMGELVAPRWLSAIAYVIAIVIAGLNIKLLIDFVTG; encoded by the coding sequence ATGGATGTTTTGAAGCGTACTCCAAAAGGCGGTTGGCGGCACGACCGCGAAGAAGCCTCGCTTTCAGACGTTTATCGCACGATAGGAACAGGCCGCCCGGGATCGAAACTCCGGCGGATTGCCGCCTTTGCCGGCCCCGGCTACATGGTCGCGGTCGGCTATATGGATCCCGGAAACTGGGCGACGTCACTCGCCGGCGGCTCGAAATTCGGCTATACGCTACTCACGGTCGCGTTGCTTTCGAACCTCATGGCGATCGTGCTGCAATCGCTTTGCGCCCGGCTTGCCATCGCCTCCGGCCGCGATCTGGCGCAGGCCTGCCGGGACGCTTTCCCAAAATTCGTTTCCGTGCCGCTCTGGGCTTTTGCGGAAATCGCCATCATCGCGACCGACATCGCCGAGGTGATCGGCACGGCGATCGGCCTCAACCTGATTTTCGGGATCCCGCTGGAACTCGGCGTGCTGATCACGGCACTCGACGTTTTCCTCATTCTCTATCTGCAAAAGCTCGGCTTCCGCTGGATCGAAGCCTTCATCATCACGCTGCTCGGCGTCATTGCGCTTTGCTTCGGCGTGCAGATATTCCTGGCTGATCCGCAGTGGGGCGCTGTCATCAAGGGCTTCTTCCCGACGACGGAAATCATCAGCAATCCGGAAATGCTTTATCTGGCGCTCGGCATTCTCGGCGCGACCGTGATGCCGCATAATCTCTACCTGCATTCCGGCATCGTGCAGACCCGCGCCTACGGTCATACCGTGCCGGAAAAGCGGGAGGCGCTCACGTATGCGACGATCGACTCGACCTTCGCGCTCTGCTTTGCCCTGCTGATCAACGCCTCGATCCTGATCCTGGCGGCAGCCGCGTTCAACGCCCACGGCCGGACGGATATTGTCGAACTCGGCGAGGCGCATTCGCTGCTCTCACCGCTGCTTGGGCTTGCGATCGCGCCGACGCTTTTCGGTATCGCGCTGCTCTGCTGCGGCCTGAATTCGACCGTGACGGCAACGCTTGCGGGCCAGATCGTCATGGAAGGCTTCCTGAAGATCAAACTCCAGCCATGGGTTCGTCGTCTGATCACCCGCGCCATCGCGATCGTGCCGGCAGCCATCGTGACGATCTGGTACGGCAATCAGGGCACGGCACAATTGCTGATCCTGACGCAGGTCGTACTCAGCCTGCAGCTTTCTTTCGCCGTCTTCCCGCTGGTGATGTTCACCGCCAGCAAGGCAAAGATGGGCGAACTCGTCGCGCCCCGCTGGCTGAGCGCCATTGCCTACGTGATTGCAATCGTCATCGCTGGACTGAATATCAAGCTGCTTATCGATTTCGTGACCGGCTAA
- a CDS encoding S49 family peptidase → MAGFLRRLVPKRFRKEGVVIPVVRLQGAIMSGGGQFRPMLNLANVAPVLEKAFSDKDAPAVAIAVNSPGGSPVQSRLIFTRIRELAREKQKKVLVFIEDVAASGGYMIALAGDEIIADPTSIVGSIGVVSGGFGFPELLKKIGVERRVYTAGENKVILDPFQPEKEKDIEYLKSLQLEIHEVFIAMVRERRAGKLKGDETVFSGLFWSGTRGLELGLVDSLGDMRQELKRRYGPKTRLQLVTAARSLFGRRVPGVSPISFDGVATGFAAGLVEAAEERALWGRYGL, encoded by the coding sequence ATGGCCGGATTTTTGAGAAGACTGGTGCCGAAGCGTTTCCGCAAGGAAGGGGTGGTTATCCCGGTCGTCAGGCTCCAGGGTGCAATCATGAGCGGCGGCGGCCAGTTCCGCCCGATGCTCAATCTCGCCAATGTCGCGCCTGTGCTGGAAAAAGCCTTCTCTGACAAGGATGCTCCTGCTGTCGCCATCGCCGTCAATTCGCCTGGCGGCTCGCCGGTCCAGTCGCGGCTCATCTTCACGCGCATCCGCGAGCTTGCCCGTGAGAAGCAGAAGAAGGTGCTGGTCTTCATCGAAGATGTGGCGGCCTCTGGAGGTTATATGATTGCCCTTGCCGGCGATGAAATCATTGCCGACCCAACCTCTATCGTCGGTTCGATCGGCGTTGTCTCCGGCGGCTTCGGGTTTCCCGAACTCCTCAAGAAGATCGGCGTCGAGCGCCGCGTCTATACCGCCGGTGAAAACAAGGTGATCCTCGATCCCTTCCAGCCTGAAAAGGAGAAGGACATCGAATATCTGAAAAGCCTTCAGCTCGAGATCCACGAGGTCTTCATCGCCATGGTGCGCGAACGCCGCGCCGGCAAATTGAAGGGTGACGAAACCGTCTTTTCCGGCCTATTCTGGAGCGGCACGCGCGGGCTTGAACTTGGCCTCGTCGACAGCCTGGGCGACATGCGCCAGGAGTTGAAAAGGCGCTACGGCCCGAAGACTAGGTTGCAGCTCGTCACCGCCGCCCGCAGCCTTTTTGGCCGGCGGGTGCCAGGTGTATCGCCCATCTCGTTTGATGGCGTGGCAACAGGTTTCGCAGCAGGACTTGTCGAAGCGGCGGAAGAAAGAGCATTGTGGGGCCGCTACGGGCTCTGA